The following proteins are co-located in the Triticum aestivum cultivar Chinese Spring chromosome 1A, IWGSC CS RefSeq v2.1, whole genome shotgun sequence genome:
- the LOC123056900 gene encoding beta-galactosidase 7: MYAVGAVVAVALIVLTAACASAAAGDGRRVEEGGGDAARGEVTYDGRALVVDGTRRMLFSGEMHYTRSTPEMWPKLIASARKGGLDVIQTYVFWNVHEPVQGQYNFEGRYDLVKFIREIQAQGLYVSLRIGPFIEAEWKYGGFPFWLHDVPNITFRTDNEPFKQHMQRFVTQIVNMMKKEGLYYPQGGPIIISQIENEYQMVEPAFGSGGPRYVRWAAEMAVGLQTGVPWMMCKQNDAPDPIINTCNGLICGETFVGPNSPSKPALWTENWTTRYPIYGNDTKLRSTEDIAFAVALFIARKKGSFVSYYMYHGGTNFGRFASSYVTTSYYDGAPLDEYGLIWRPTWGHLRELHAAVNLSSEPLLFGTYSNFSLGQEQEAHIFETELKCVAFLVNFDKHQSPTVVFRNIPFQLAPKSISILSECRTVVFETAKVNAQYGSRTAKAVESTNDIHRWKAFKEPIPEDISKAAYTGNQLFEHLSMTKDETDYLWYIVSYEYRPSDDGQLVLLNVESRAHVLHAFVNTEYVGSVHGSHDGPGNIILNTNISLKEGQNTISLLSVMVGSPDSGAHMERRSFGIRKVSIQQGQQPLYLLNNELWGYQVGLYGEGKRIYTQEEASSVEWTEINNLTYHPLTWYKTTFAAPVGNDVVALNLTSMGKGEVWVNGESIGRYWVSFKAPSGQPSQSLYHIPQHFLKPIDNLLVLVEEIGGNPLEITLNTVSITTVCGNVNELSSPALHTQGKGPEVHLRCQRGKHISAIEFASYGNPAGDCTTFSTGSCHATLSESVVKQACIGKRGCSIPVSPARFGGDPCPGIQKSLLVVANCR; the protein is encoded by the exons ATGTACGCAGTTGGCGCGGTGGTCGCCGTTGCGCTCATCGTGCTGACAGCGGCGTGCGCGTCGGCTGCGGCAGGAGACGGGCGGcgggtggaggagggaggaggcgatgCGGCGCGAGGAGAGGTCACCTACGACGGCAGGGCCCTGGTCGTGGACGGCACGAGGAGGATGCTCTTCTCCGGGGAGATGCACTACACCAGAAGCACGCCCGAG ATGTGGCCAAAACTCATAGCGAGCGCCAGGAAGGGTGGCCTCGATGTCATACAAACATATGTCTTTTGGAATGTTCACGAGCCTGTCCAGGGCCAG TATAACTTTGAGGGAAGATACGATCTCGTGAAGTTCATCAGAGAAATTCAAGCTCAAGGGCTCTATGTAAGCCTCAGGATTGGACCCTTTATAGAGGCAGAATGGAAATACGG AGGGTTTCCATTTTGGCTACATGATGTTCCAAACATCACCTTCCGAACAGACAATGAACCCTTCAAG CAACATATGCAACGATTTGTCACACAGATAGTAAACATGATGAAAAAGGAAGGGCTGTATTACCCACAAGGAGGCCCAATCATCATTTCCCAG ATTGAGAATGAGTACCAGATGGTTGAGCCTGCATTTGGCTCAGGTGGCCCGCGTTATGTCCGTTGGGCAGCTGAAATGGCTGTAGGTCTCCAGACAGGTGTTCCATGGATGATGTGCAAGCAAAACGATGCCCCAGACCCAATT ATTAATACCTGCAACGGGCTCATCTGTGGAGAAACATTTGTAGGACCAAACTCACCTAGCAAGCCTGCATTGTGGACAGAAAATTGGACAACTCG CTACCCTATATATGGTAATGATACAAAGTTGAGATCTACAGAAGATATTGCCTTTGCAGTTGCACTTTTCATAGCAAGAAAGAAAGGAAGCTTTGTGAGCTACTACATG TACCATGGAGGAACAAACTTTGGTAGGTTTGCCTCTTCATATGTAACAACAAGTTACTATGATGGAGCTCCTCTAGATGAATACG GTCTAATATGGCGACCTACATGGGGCCATCTCAGGGAACTGCATGCTGCAGTAAATCTATCTTCAGAACCATTACTGTTCGGAACATACTCCAATTTTTCATTAGGTCAAGAACAAGAG GCACATATCTTCGAAACAGAATTGAAGTGTGTGGCTTTCTTGGTCAACTTTGATAAGCATCAGTCACCAACAGTAGTATTCCGTAATATACCTTTCCAACTGGCACCCAAATCCATCAGTATTCTATCAGAGTGCAGGACAGTGGTATTTGAAACAGCCAAG GTAAATGCTCAGTATGGGTCAAGAACAGCCAAAGCAGTAGAGTCTACTAACGATATTCATAGATGGAAGGCATTTAAAGAACCAATTCCTGAAGATATAAGCAAGGCTGCATACACTGGAAACCAACTCTTTGAACATCTCTCAATGACTAAAGATGAGACAGATTATCTCTGGTACATTGTCAG CTACGAATATAGACCAAGCGATGATGGCCAGCTTGTGCTTCTTAATGTTGAGTCACGAGCACATGTATTGCATGCCTTTGTCAACACTGAATACGTAG GGAGTGTGCATGGGAGTCATGATGGACCTGGCAACATAATTCTCAACACGAATATTTCTCTAAAGGAGGGGCAGAACACAATATCATTGCTAAGTGTAATGGTTGGATCACCG GACTCTGGTGCTCACATGGAAAGAAGAAGCTTTGGAATTCGCAAAGTGAGCATACAGCAAGGACAACAACCACTATATCTCCTCAACAACGAACTATGGGGGTACCAG GTTGGCTTATATGGAGAAGGGAAAAGAATCTACACGCAAGAAGAAGCAAGCAGTGTTGAATGGACAGAGAtcaacaatttgacatatcatccACTTACTTGGTACAAG ACAACATTCGCCGCACCAGTGGGCAACGATGTGGTGGCACTGAACCTCACTAGTATGGGCAAGGGAGAAGTATGGGTCAACGGGGAGAGCATTGGACGGTACTGGGTCTCCTTTAAGGCCCCAAGTGGACAGCCCTCTCAATCCCT GTATCACATTCCACAGCACTTCCTGAAACCTATAGACAACCTCCTTGTTCTTGTTGAGGAAATCGGAGGCAATCCGCTGGAGATAACGTTGAACACAGTGTCCATCACAACAGTGTGTGGCAATGTGAATGAGCTTTCGTCGCCGGCTCTCCATACGCAAGGAAAGGGTCCGGAAGTACATTTACGGTGCCAAAGGGGAAAACACATCTCAGCAATTGAGTTTGCGAGTTATGGGAATCCTGCAGGCGACTGCACAACATTTTCAACTGGAAGTTGCCATGCCACGCTGTCTGAATCCGTTGTAAAACAG GCTTGCATAGGTAAAAGGGGTTGCTCTATTCCGGTATCTCCTGCCAGGTTTGGTGGTGATCCGTGCCCTGGGATCCAAAAATCCCTTCTAGTTGTTGCGAATTGCAGATGA